One window of Schistocerca cancellata isolate TAMUIC-IGC-003103 chromosome 9, iqSchCanc2.1, whole genome shotgun sequence genomic DNA carries:
- the LOC126100921 gene encoding translation initiation factor IF-2-like yields MKFLVLVLFALAGAASAAYLPAGVSPLNLAYSAAPVQAPGLPFYPYGALGLGQLLPYGGLQSYPYPYSYVPAVSHAPAAVAVSAAPAASASAAPTPVAEQKSLAPVAPAAPAVPELQPVDAPKPVEETPEVKQARESFMALWLAAAKAAAESPDAGDAPAPAPAAEPAPSRRRRDVTGVLRPAVRSWGSGAPWPSYSYSYSAPLGAAQPHVQPAAYPYYY; encoded by the exons GTGCTGGTACTGTTCGCTCTGGCCGGCGCCGCCTCCGCGGCGTACCTGCCGGCGGGCGTGTCGCCGCTGAACCTGGCCTACAGCGCGGCCCCCGTGCAGGCGCCAGGGCTGCCCTTCTACCCGTACGGCGCTCTGGGGCTGGGCCAGCTGCTGCCCTACGGCGGCCTGCAGTCCTACCCCTACCCCTACTCCTACGTGCCCGCTGTCTCCCACGCCCCCGCAGCCGTCGCGGTGAGCGCCGCCCCTGCCGCCTCTGCCTCCGCCGCCCCCACCCCCGTCGCAGAGCAGAAGTCGCTGGCTCCAGTCGCCCCCGCAGCGCCCGCCGTCCCTGAGTTGCAGCCTGTGGACGCGCCCAAGCCGGTCGAGGAGACTCCTGAG GTGAAGCAGGCCCGCGAGAGCTTCATGGCGCTGTGGCTGGCCGCCGCCAAGGCCGCCGCCGAGAGCCCCGACGCCGGCGACGCCCccgcgcccgcccccgccgccgagCCGGCGCCCTCCAGGCGGCGCCGTGACGTCACGGGCGTGCTGCGGCCGGCCGTGCGCTCCTGGGGCTCCGGCGCGCCGTGgccctcctactcctactcctactcggCGCCGCTCGGCGCCGCCCAGCCCCACGTGCAGCCGGCAGCCTACCCCTACTACTACTGA